The DNA region CCTATGCTACAGACACAAAGCCTGCCCTGGACGCAGCTTTAACCTCTACATCAAAGGTTAAGGACGTTAACGCACCACACAGACGCTGCACCATAAAACCCTTATGCCCAATAAAAGTGGTATAAAGGTTCACAAAACTCCCACTCAGCGTACACCGAGTTGGACGTGGTTTATGAGTCAGAAAATAAGAAGCAGCAGCGCCTGCTCCGAGCCAAGGTGACATGAGGGTTACTCATCTTGTTGCTTCCCTTCCCTTCGCTCCCCACCTTACCCTAATAATGCTAAATCATCTATCTAAGCTTCCTCTGATTAAAGCAACCctaccctcctcctcctccttaatCCTGTCTCTTGTTATCTTGTTAGCTGAATGCTGCCATCAAGGACATCACACAGGTGGTCATTTCTCATGTTACCATGGCCGCAAATGGCATGACTTATTTGTTGGGACAAAACTTGTCTAATGGACATCAGCTGCTCAGCGGTGTGGCTTGTTTAGCAGTTTCTCCCTCAGCTTTTCCCTCTCCTACTGTGCCACAGACATGCTGCCCATCATCATGCAGAGACAGGAGAGCTGTGACTTCACTTTAATCAAGTAccgtacttaagtacaaattcgaggtacttgtacttgagtatttccattttatgcaactttatacttcCACTCCATCTCAgggaaatattgcactttttactccacaatGCGGCTCATTTTTCTGATTTCTCCTATCGCTTTCCCTGTATCTCCTCCTCCAGTCTTATCTTCGTGGCGCCTGCAGCCTGCTGGCTCTTCCCACAGAAATGATAACAGAATGATAACTGTGACAGATGGGCATAACTTTTAACTGGactgtggtttattggcttttTGAAGTTGACAGTTATCTTCCAGATAAATTCTTTATTATACAGTAAAGTACAACTAAGAAACACTTTAAATGTGGAGTAAACACATGTGATGAGGAAGATCTGTCTTTGTAATTTTCTCTCTGTATCCAAACTGCAACCAGAGTTAAGGAGCTCCAATGCATTTCAGTTAGTCTCAGTATGAATGAAGATAAAGTGCAGTACATCTACTTCAGCCAGGGGCTCTAATGAATCTGCAACAAACCTGTTGTACAATACACTACAGTGATTTGCTGTTTACAGCTGCCTTGCAAAGACTAGGTTTACACGTGAGGATGTTTGTACAGTGCAGATGGGATCGTGATGTGTACGTATTAGATGACGATGCAGACTGATACAATCACATCTGCCTTCATGAAGCTTTAACTGATATCACACGATTTACTGTCACCCTTCAGCCCCTCCAATGAGCTGTcctttgttggtttgtttactgtcagcTTGGCCAATAATTCTACGCAGCAACTGTCAACTTAGGAAATGGTGCCTTCTGgtcaaatatttgtatttatttgtctgGCTCTCCTCTCACGGTTCTGTTTTGTAGTCATATTGCTTTTTCATCTTTGGAGCCTGTAGACCCACTGAATTCAGCTTTACTTTAATTTGACCATTTTGGTTATTTCCCTTAGGAGATTTctctagtttttattttgtctggGTCATTTGCTTATAATGGCAGGCCACTGTCAATCAAATTGGATGAAACCAGACACATTGAAAGTTTTGAGTCTTTtttctgaaatgtatttttttgccattttaatCATGGACTGTTAATGTTAAAGTGGTGTACATTGAAATTAAACAATTTTCAGGGGCTTTAAAAAAGTGCTGTGGTTATAAACATTAAAATTGACTAAAATACAACATACTTCCTGCGTATTTCAAAAAAAGGCAGTAAACTTAACTATTTAGATACATAAACTGTATAATTTGTATGCAATAGGCTAAAAATTACCATGTTATTTCAAAAAGAAgctaaatgaaaacacaaacaaaaagtatTTTGATGCATTCACCAGAAGTACAAAATCTTCACATTTATGGTTGACatatcacataaaaaaaacagcatttttggAACTACAAACAACTGGAAATGAAGATACTTGTGCACCGACAACatttaataaactgtatgtaTGCAAGTCATGTGATTGCATATTTTTTCGTGTCtgtacaggacacacacacacacacacacacacacacacacacacacacacacacacacacacacacacacacacacacacagtcagtgtgACTGTCTCATATGCAGTATAAAACACTGGGTCGCATTTAGTAGCAAAAACAGTTCTTCTATAATTGAATGTTGAAACCGCAGTTAAATACACTGCTGAGACTAAGAACTCGCAGTGAGAAACTGACGGTTGGAGAAGTGAGAACGTCAAAGCCcgtcatgatgtcacttcctccAACAGTGTGTTCAGCTAAGTTAAGCATTCACTTGGCTGTGTGGAAGAAGTAGTAACTTTGTAAAATGTGTCTGTCCGGTAACAAAAAACCTATCAGTGACTTCTCCGCCTACTGCTTTTGCTTCTTCTTTGCTGGTTTAATGGGGGTgatctcttcctcctcctcgtcatcctcatcatcattgtcttcatcatcctcatcagAAAAGTCTGACTCTTCAACCTGAGAGGCTGCACAGGAACAGTGGACAAAGATATATTTGTAGAATACGGatatatttaattataaagTCAGAAAGGTGACTTTATTTAATCTGCCCTTTTAACTTCCTGCAGTTAGTAATATGCAGGTGCACACACTCATAACCACTATAAAGAGCAAAAGTTAATCCCTGCAGTATTGATACATGTGCATGTCactgattttttgtttttttacaacctatatttaaaacttaattgaaatacatataaaaagtgtcaaaggtcttttttttttattacaaagaaATTTGCCATTGTATTGCCCAAAGATGCATTTTACTTTTCATGAAAATTCACaatgcattaacattgtgagatagggcaaGCAATGGGGGAGAGAGCCCTTCTAGTTCATTATATTTTAGGAAAAACAACTCCCACCAtgtgcccaaaaaataaatgaatatagtATAAGAAAATGGCTGGATCTCACAAactaaaaaaggagcacaataTAGTATTTGGTATCTATGAACTCATAACAAGTTGAATATGACCTGCAtaatacatacaaaacaaatatttcatATGGACGACATTTAATAAACACAATGTTATCGTTTCTCCTAATTTTTCAAAAAATCCTGACTTCGACCACTGATAAAAGTGTAATTTTGAATGTGATCTAAACATTTCAACGTTGTACTGTTAGATGTTTCTCCAAAGTGTGCCCAGATTTCAAGACTTCAGACCCATCAGGCATTTTTCCTTCTCATACTAAACGTTAAAAACAGTTCAAGCACTGGGGGGGTGAAGTGTTACCTATGAGGTGTAACCCGCTGACAGTAACTGGTCCTGTCCCAGCCTTGAGCCGGATGGTCACTGGCGCTTTCAGCTCAAACTCTCCCAGACTCACCTGAGGAGAAAAAGGTCAAAGTTGAGATGCATCTCTGCCACGTGCGGTACATCAACCTGCTTGAAGACAGAGATCACTGTACTGTACGTACCATAGGCAGACAGCTGATGTGAAGGTTGGCGATGGGCACTGAAATAGTCTTTCCTTGGTGGTTCATGGCCGTTACTTCCACCACATTACTCTCCTCCTTGGCACCCTCTCCCAGACAAACCTACCAAAAAATAATAACTCAGTTGACATTTATACACACTGTTGGCAGCCAGATCAAAGTATGTTTTTAGCCGAGTTGAAGACAAAACTATGGTTCAACAGCCTTGGATAACACACTTTCCTGTAAGCTTGGTATTAAAGTGGCGGGGTGCAGCCTTTTGCATCCAGTGAATTTGATTATACAAACTCAAGTTGCAACTGTACATACTGTTCTGAGTTCAAGGAAGTGCTCCAGGTCCTCCTCTTCGTCGCCTTGGAAAGTGTAGAAAGGCACTTTAGAGGATAGCTCGCAGCCTGGAAGACACGTCAAAAACCACGATGATTTTAGGGACAGTTTTTGGATTTCATGTAAGTTAATGCACTAGCTGAAATATAGAAATATCAAAGCAGGTTCTTCACTGTCGGAACATCAAGAAGGAGACCCCACGTGCGAGCCAACAGAACTGAAACTGTATTAAAATGGTTCTTACTAAACAGGAAGCTCTCCAGCTTCGATTGACCAGCTAGTCCGTGGTCATCCGAGCAATCATCGTCGTGGCAAGACATTTTGTCAAAACACTAAATTTGGGTTTGCTGTTAACACTAAACTCGAATGGAGCCTCCACGAAAAATAACAAGCGCGACGCAAACTTCGAGCATGCCTGCACGCGTCATCACTATGCGCCAGTTGCTCGCTGACGTTTTTGattcctctctcctccagaCCAATCATAGCTGTATTATAAGACCGTGCATTATACAAGAATATTCCAAATTGATGTAGCCAACTTTCAAAATATGGAACTTAAGATGAATGTTGAAATAGAGTGGGTTAAGGCAAGAAACCATTTGTGAGCCTGAAATACTGCCCTGGAAGAAATGTGTACTGTATACTAAATTAAGtattttataaatgtaaaactggAGAACTTTAAGCCCTGATTCCATGCTCCTAATATTAGattacattagattagattcaactttattgtcattgtgcagagtacaagtacaaagacaacgaaatgcagtttacGTCTAAccagaagagcaaaaaaagcagaaaagtgcaatgtgatatacaaaatatagacaggtggtgcataggctGGACAAGAAAgatattgcagtgttataagagcagaataaatatggctatgtaatatgaacaatgtatgaacaacatgtacagatatgtgcaatgtagtagcagcgacattataatagtagtaagaataatataaatatatgcagtgtattagcagaatatataataaaaacagaatatggATATTctgtatgaaccatatagacagatatgtacagtatgtacagctatgtgcagtgtggtaacattataggtgtagtaagaataagtgtatgtaCAGATAAATAGTAtcaagagcagtagaatatggctatgtatagGTGTAATcacagtatgtacatttgtaaataaataaatagaacagtATGGGTGGGATAGGATAGTGCAAATTGTCCAGGGGGGGCTTAGTAGGTTAATTGTCACCAGGATGCGGAGCAAGAGTTCAGTAGGGTGACAGCCGCAGGAAAGAAGCTTCCTCTGAACCTGCTGGTGCGGGTGCGGAGAGACCTGAAACGCCTCCTGGATGGGAGTGGGGTGAACagactgtggttggggtgagaacactTTGATGATGCTGCACACCTTGCGCAAGCACCGCTTGCCCTAATATATCGGAGATGTTAATTAAAACTagataaacaaaaacattaagtaaaaaaaaaaaaaaaaaaaaagaaagaaatacacGGTACTGctatttttaaagttttctAATGTGTGGCTATGGAAGGAaccaaaatatgtattttatttgaagTCAAAAGAGCTTGAAGTTGAAGTCTCTCCAtttataaatatgtattttgcTCAAGAGCTCTCTCCAAACAGGTGCACATAGATTAtttcacacaatacacacatgaTACAAGAGTTTATGCATAAATACAATTTTGCCAAAGTCAAGGGTTTGTTTTAGGAATAATGCAACCGGTAAAGGACAGTTTACAACACCACAAATTCAAGCTTGTGAAAGTTTAGTGCCGAACCTGCATGTGTACAGAGTCTACATAACCTTCCTTTTATTTGTCTAAACAGAAACAGCAAGGCTTCTTTCAGTCCAGACAGGTTTACAGAatgatctgagcaaaaaaaaggacaaaaagcaacaaaggAACTTATTATGGTTTATTAGTTTTGAATCTAATGTATCTTACATACAAATTTTACATTGGTAAACTGTCACTTTtatgacccccccccctcccaaccCTAAACTCAGATAATCAAAATGTACAATTTGAGCTTTTTTCCTCAGTCACAGCCCATTTCTATTAAACCGGTGGGAAGAGGAAGAAAGCTTGAGCATCGACCAACTGCAACATGAACCGTTTAAAACAAGAGTGAAAATTCTGCTGTTGTTTAAGAAGAGGGACAGCAGATCTGTTGGTCAGATTCACGCCTTCAAGGGCAGCACTTTTTATTCCTTAAAAGGACAACAGAAACCTAGCCACAATTCCAATGAAGatatacaaaataataacactTTTTGATTGACAGTGTTTACAGACTGTCTACGAACTACAGTATCATACTCATAGAGTTGAGTGGCATGCTTCTTCCTCTATGTAGCATAAGATGAGGTTATTCTAATGACCGCCACGGCAAATCCAATACACCTCATGCACATTATGAATGTACACAGTATCAAAACATCACATTGGCAGGCAGCTACTGAAGAGCAACTGATGACCATTATGTTACAAACAGAACACTCCTATTTATAAGTCCTTTTTTTAAGTCAACTACACaagatttacaaaaacaaatggGAAATGCGTCAGCATATAAAACATTCAATGGACAGATAGGAAAAGGCCTACATAGGGATTTCTGCTCCAAGTCCCCACAACTACAGCTCAGTGCCACTTTGGTGACGGGGTACAAGGGTGCTCACCAAGGCTCATCTGAGAAGACATTCATTTGAGAGTATGCAGTGTTGGAAGGATGCAAGCTGACAGAGGTAAACTGATTTTTCTTTCTATTACCAATGACAAGCAAAAGATCAGCACAGCACATGAACACAAGAACATAGCCCTGCTTAGTGGTTAAGAAAAAAGTGAGTCGCTTTTTGACAGCGGGAATTATTAATCCTTCCAAATCTTCAGGATTCTTACTTATTTTGAACTAATGTATTCTAATGTAAACTGGTGCCAGtcaaatgttacatttttctcCTTAATAGCAGATCAGAATATCAAGATTATGGTCCCACTGCTATCAGAAAATGTGAATTTGAGTTCATTCACAAGAGTAACTACTTAAATTAATTTGACATAACTTAATTAGGTGGTCTGAACTTTCTCCGACAGTCAGTTTAGGTTTACTGAAGGATTCTTGTGCTGGAATTAGGATTTTGGCAGGGAAAAACTAAGACATGTGACTGCCAATGTCAGAATACATCTCTGGAATTTGAGCAACAAGGCCAATGTCCTAAAATCCTATATTTGTGACTGACATAACTATATCTGACTGATACGTGTTAGAAAGCCTTTAAAACAGAAGACACTGGGGTCTGCAATGTAAACCTAAAATCTAAAGGCAATGAACCAAAAGGCAATAGCTCAAACGGAAATAAGcccaaagcaaaaaaaaaaaaactgctgaaagaaaagaaaaatggccACAAGCAAAGTGCTGAACAGAAATAGGCTGAGAACCATGTTTGTCAACTTGTGGAAGCTTTTTTATTGCTTTCCAAATGTCTACTACTTGAATGGAAATTCAGAGGACCTGCTGGATGAGTCTTTAACAATCTCAACAAATACTTTCCCCTCGCTGGTCTGTGACGATCTTTTATTGAGGGTTTCACAAACCCCAAAAGCTACAATTTGCAGTGCAGACACAGCATTGATAGAAACACGGCATGTAAAAGGCCTCTTTCTCCAAGTCTATTGTGGAGGAACTGGAAATACCATGATGTAATGATGAAAGGCAAACTCTCACATAGCACCTCACATCCTGTATAAAGGTGTCCTACTTATATATCGACAGCTGCGTTATTGCTCTCTGCCAAAGCTGGGAAAGCAGGATGTAGGGGTAGTAAGACACTACCTGAGATACAGGCAGCCCTCATTTCACAGCTCTGCCTCCATTTCAGATACAGACACTTTACGTTAGGGCATGTGGGCAATATTCATGTAGTGATTACTGGATTAAATCAGAAAAAAGGCTTATGGAGTTATCACTTCCTGCCTCCTGGAGGTATACGAGAAGTGGGACCCCACAATCAATGCTGGAGTGCCACTCTTCCACGTTGGCTCAAATCAACTGATTACAGATCACTCCTCGGCCTTTTAGCTTTGGATCTGCTGAATCCAACAGAGCCATAACATCTAAGGTAAAAAGAGGTTTCCCGGGGCTAGCCCAGATAGTAATGTAGTATAAAATCATCATGGAAGTTTTTCTCATGAATGTAGCAAACATGGTTAAGCCACGTTGacttgctctctgtctgtctgttattgAAGCAGGACGTTTCTTCATAGGCTTCGTCCCATAATGATGACGTCTTTGGGAAAGCCTTCCATTTTGGCCACTTCAAAGCATCCCAGCTTACCGTAGAAGTCCAACATTCTCTTGTCAGTCTGACGAACCTGACAGAACGCACCTAGGGAACCTGGAAGAAAGAACAGATAACAACTACATGTAAGTCAATGACAAAAATCCCAACAATTATCTCCCCCACAATCAGTGTGGCCAAATACGGTGTTAAGCTGACGGTAATCTTCTCATAGAtgttgttctatatctatgaaTCTTCTACTCTGACCAGAAATAAAATGGTTCAAGACCTCTGTCCCAGGAAGAGAAGATTATTTCAGCCAGTGCTTTGATAGTTTAGGTTTCTTAAAGCTGAAAGccctgttttctctctttttttgcgTCTCAAAAGGGATGAATTTGACTATTACATGGATAAAATAAGTCATATGAAAACTCAACTCAGAAAAGTTCTTGTTGTTTTGGACTAATTTTCATATTACAATAAGATAAgatcaatgggcctcattcaccaatatcttcctaagttttctcttaaataggttcttaagaaggttcctaagaaaagtctacgccggattcatgacgtgttcttaaacagcagatttcttcgcacctgtgttcttaggattgatgaatcccacgtcttcgtaactgaaagcgcgtgccagttgttcctaattagcataagaaaacgccccgcaaattcccatataaggacatgacacttgtgcacctcctgggagacaggttttcggagattgtcggagtcgcggtggaggaagtactgaatctcagtacttaaataaaagtacaaataaccagagacatatttactttagtaaaagtataaggtgtccattaccacaaacaaggcctggcttttaaaagaagttcctatcctaaccagcataaaacggaaatgtgttgttagaatcggaatgcggttggttttattcatggatgtattttattttctttaaccatgcaagtaagcaaataaagtgtgtgaagcagcggacatggggagatgtgaacaggtccagccaaataaataagatatgaacgcgtcttacgcagcctggcggaggagtaaacgatggagagaaatagatatagcaactttgatttaaaaacgggaataataaaaacaaacgttttcattttcacttttaccggaggctgtattaccgagggtcagcggcgctgcgcccgggctctgcagcactagagccggcttggatcagcggtgccctttatatacagtatctacggcaaccaaactttactggtgagacaaacgtgtgacggtcaggaagacgttttggcaggggggggggaaactgatcagaaaatgtaacggaacattgtagaaatgtagtggagtagaaagtatagataattgctgcaaaatgtaacaaagtaaaagtcaaaagtaggctatgcactactgagtctacttaagtaaagtacagatacgtgaacaATTTACTTTAGTACAGTTAggacgaatttgtactttgttacattctaccactgcatttcggccctataaatagcgatcaatcgcCAAATAACGCAAGATttaaatcagtttaattgctgatgtaaattgcagtgttagtgttttttttgcatactatgatatttttttcaacaaatgatcagaaatacattacagtacaatactatcattgtaaacaactgtagaattaaataaaatgcagtaagcaatcatttggagcaaattgtcattactcaaatgtgcgtaagagtgcttttcagtgttcgtagattttgttcttagctaataacaaaatccaagttaagaaaacattagtgaatgccagaatcttcgtaaaaagttcgtaagaagggtttaagaacacatttcttcgtaagaacggttggtgaatgaggcccaatgtccctgcttgttttaaaatgttatcaaCACAGAAAAAAGTATTTACATTACTGATTAACACCTTTGTCTAATGCAAAATTTAATTATCTAACACCCTCTTACCAACAGGACTAATGACACTAATACATTACGCCCTTTCTGTAGTTAGTACAAGTAGTAACAATGAACATTGCTGTCATGATGGAGGCAGCTGCCACCTACCGTTGGCCTTAAGAGAAGATAGAAGACATCCCATCATGCTTTTGGCCACACTGGGGTCAGTGACCTTGGCGTGAATGTCAACCTTGATGAGAGAGGGGAAGTTGGAGAGGAAAGAGGCTGGAagaccctcctcctcttcatggAAACTCAGCATCATCTTCTACATGGACGAAAGGCAGAGACGGTAAAGTATTTCAATGTAACACTAGTGCACACAATCAAATGCAAACCGATACAGAGATCATGATAGTAAGAGAGATGAATTGAGAACCTACCTCAGCCTCTGTGAGGTCCTTCTCACAGTCAGGTTTGAGGTATTTCTCTTGCATGAAGGGAATCCAGTTCAACTTGCATTTCTTGACAAAGGGCTGGACATCCACAGTGCCAAGAGCATAACCGCAGATCCCTTCATCGTCCTCTAGCACAAACCCGTAGTCTGAACTCAGTGCCAGGAGACCTCCGACTAACCTGTGAACAAACATTTTGTCAGCCATGTTGGTTTGCAATGCAGGGGATAACTGCAGTCCAGGCTTTAATCTTCTCCATGTTTTACCTGTCTCCTATGAGGTCAGGATCCTTATCAGAGACTGGAATATCCTCCATTCCTTCACAGTACATTTCTTTACAGATTTTATAAATCGCAGTCTGCAAAAAAGAAGACAGATATAGCTGTAACTTTTATGACACGAGATAGAAAATCCAAAACTAAGCCCAAAAAATGCCACAAAGAATGTCAATGTGTATAACAAATGTTTGGAAATACACAATCTGAATCTACAGCAGCACTACAAATGTATGAGCTTCGGAGTGTGTATTTTCAAATAGTGAGCAGTTGAGCACACATTAAGTGCAAAGCATTCACAGCTTAAACTATTCCAGTTCTGCTGGGAATACTAGCAAGTGGCCAACATTATTTCTGCAACAATACATGTATGACGTTTCGTAACGGTTAGTATTTAAAGCGCACTACTTGGGTTCTGCTAAAAAATAAGGTAAGGCATAACCCAACAAACATCTTACCACATCTTTGGGGTAGTATGGCCTTATGGAATAGATTTTGGAGGTTGGCATTGCAGGTGGAGGTTGGTAGAAAAGATCGTTTGCCCCCTCTATTGGCAACAATCTCTGTGGGTATCAAAAGAAACCGATTCAGTTTCACTGAGACCAGGAGGTGTGCTGCTGTGGCTGCCTCACCCTGCATTTGCTACAGCTGAGCCACTATCAAACCAAAAGGAACTACAGACGAGAGCAAAGTGCTTTGGAATGacgaatatttaaaaaaataagtcataTAAAGATATAAACTGACGTTCCTTGTTGATCTGACAGTGGACAACAAGAGCAAACATCACATCTTTCTCAATTTTGCTAGAGGAACATAGCACAACAAGCACATACACATTTGCttttcaaataataaaacaagggTGGTATTTTGGTCTGACTAAGGTTATACTGGCTGAAGGAGATGCTCCTTTCCCTTTTGTAAGACATTGCAATAATTTCGCTGCGCAGGACCCTCCTGTTGAGAAAAATAATGATGCTGGCGCAGAGAGAACTCCAGGAAAAAAACCAATGAGGCAAATTAAATGCGAGCTAACTGAGTAATTCAATGGCATATTGGTTGCCATCATGAGTCGTGCTACTCTCCAAGGATGGAGATGCTACTTTAGACTAGACAGGTGTGTTTGATCATGGAGTTTTCCCTTTGCATACATGCTTGCGTTCTCGCTGGCGCTGCGATGCTTGCGCGTGCGCTTTGCAAAGGGTTGGCTTGGTAATTTGTGCGCTGTTGTGCTTTCCTGCAAAGAAATGAga from Perca flavescens isolate YP-PL-M2 chromosome 17, PFLA_1.0, whole genome shotgun sequence includes:
- the npm3 gene encoding nucleoplasmin-3 codes for the protein MSCHDDDCSDDHGLAGQSKLESFLFSCELSSKVPFYTFQGDEEEDLEHFLELRTVCLGEGAKEESNVVEVTAMNHQGKTISVPIANLHISCLPMVSLGEFELKAPVTIRLKAGTGPVTVSGLHLIASQVEESDFSDEDDEDNDDEDDEEEEEITPIKPAKKKQKQ